Part of the Woronichinia naegeliana WA131 genome, GCGATTTGAGGTGGGATTTTTGTTAGTTGAAGATTGGAAAGATAAAGTCCTATTGTTCTTAATCTTTGTGCTTCTGTAATGCGTTGTTCTGCTTCACGATACCCTTCTTCTGGTATCATAATGCCTCCTTAATTTTTTGATTTGTAATGGGTTGAATAATTCTAATTTAACGTAGGGGCTTGGTCTCCAAGTCCTACAATCCTTAATTTAGAAGACCATCAAATTGTAACAATATAGCCGATGGATTTGGCAACCAAACCCCTACCAATTTTATAACACAGTATTCGGATGTCATAATTGCTCCTCTTAATGTAAAAACTAAAACATAATAATTCAATCCCAGATTGTATTTAGGTTTTTATAACTCCTTAAAATATTATCTCGTGTAATTAAAACCGCCTGATAATAAAGTGACGTTGCGGCAATAATTCGATCATGAATATCCCAACAGTCTGGTAATTCTAACATAGCTTTTAGAATTGGAAAATCAAAAGCAATAATTGTAAATCCATTACTTTGATCAATTCGTTCAATAACCGTTTCAATTCCTACATTGATTCGTTTCTTTTGGACAAGATGGGTAATCTCAGCCAAAACCAAAGTCGGCACTAAAACTTGAGTTGTTCCCAGTTCTCCTCCTTTTAAAATCTTCTCGGCTTGCAATGATAAACGGGAATCTTCACCAATGAACCAAGCTAAAGCATGAGTATCAACCACATAAACATTCATAAATACTAATTAATCAAATTTTAAATCAGAACGAAAAACTGAATGTTTGGCTTCCATTAAATCTTGATCTGTAATGTCAATCCCTTTCCATAAACCTTGAATTTTAACCACCTTAGAAGTATTTTGAGATTCAGACTCAACGATCTTTTTGAGCATTTCTAACTCATCTTGGATCGCTTGAATTCGTTGCAAAACGTAATGGCTCATAACAATTATCCTCTAAAAATTTCTGTATCCATCATACCCAAATAGAGTCTCGCTCAATTATATTACGAAAAAATGGTCTTAGGGCCTTACTCTCATGGATAATATCCACTTCACAGCCCAACAAATTTATTAACTCCTCTCGTAAATGTACAAGCGCAAATAAGTTAGGCTTACTCAATTTGACAATAACATCCATGTCACTATCCTCCCGTGCCTCATCTCGTGCCACCGACCCAAAAATTCCCAAAGAAATCAAACCATAGCGATCGCATAAATCCGCCTTATTTTGACTTAGAATTGTTAGTACACTGTCTCGTTGTAAATGTTTCATTCTTTTTTTCTGAAAAAACATAGCTATATTATAACAATAGATAGAGCGGCGATCGCTCTTCTGGTGTCATAATCCCTCCTTAATTTTTTGAATTTTTAA contains:
- a CDS encoding type II toxin-antitoxin system VapC family toxin, with product MNVYVVDTHALAWFIGEDSRLSLQAEKILKGGELGTTQVLVPTLVLAEITHLVQKKRINVGIETVIERIDQSNGFTIIAFDFPILKAMLELPDCWDIHDRIIAATSLYYQAVLITRDNILRSYKNLNTIWD
- a CDS encoding nucleotidyltransferase domain-containing protein; the encoded protein is MKHLQRDSVLTILSQNKADLCDRYGLISLGIFGSVARDEAREDSDMDVIVKLSKPNLFALVHLREELINLLGCEVDIIHESKALRPFFRNIIERDSIWV